One Pempheris klunzingeri isolate RE-2024b chromosome 22, fPemKlu1.hap1, whole genome shotgun sequence DNA segment encodes these proteins:
- the LOC139221891 gene encoding FMR1-interacting protein NUFIP2, giving the protein MHIKTGTWEASNTVCESDPLCDPAVLVSATNSEPHIRNRRLSPGSGNCGGGGGGGCISGGDQQPRQLSPEGDLIGPGHTHAFSFRRDKERKGQQHKGRTLRRESYKGASRVSERPQKVNQKERWVEDSLSLLKPPPAFPVQDSPAKLQPAVSYASKVKAGATSGALEEDRPAIGVLLQNQWGLSFISDARPVPEGSGTHPAANALPPQPTDVHQSADLQQLETVFAFQPPEETVTQVPTSVAPATCPGLDESNGKLLLSCRHLVEALNYHSREWNAVCTKQKKVPKKVVWYKDAQEHPA; this is encoded by the exons gTACATGGGAAGCCAgcaacactgtgtgtgagtcagaTCCTCTCTGTGACCCAGCAGTCCTCGTTTCAGCCACCAACTCTGAGCCCCACATTCGCAACCGCCGCCTGTCCCCCGGCTCAGGCaactgtggaggtggtgggggtggaggcTGTATCTCTGGAGGTGACCAACAGCCCCGGCAGCTTTCACCAGAAGGTGACCTGATCggacctggacacacacacgccttcAGCTTCCGCAGGGACAAAGAACGCAAGGGCCAGCAGCACAAAGGGCGCACCCTCCGCAGGGAAAGTTACAAGGGAGCCAGCAGAGTGAGCGAGCGCCCGCAAAAGGTTAACCAAAAGGAGAGGTGGGTGGAGGACAGTCTGTCGCTGCTCAAGCCCCCACCTGCCTTCCCAGTGCAGGACAGCCCTGCCAAGCTGCAGCCTGCCGTCAGTTACGCCTCCAAGGTGAAGGCGGGAGCAACAAGTGGCGCGCTGGAGGAGGACCGTCCTGCGATCGGTGTCCTGCTACAGAACCAGTGGGGTCTCAGTTTCATCAGCGATGCGAGGCCAGTCCCAGAGGGCTCTGGCACTCACCCTGCCGCCAATGCCCTCCCCCCTCAGCCCACAGACGTCCATCAGTCAGCTGACCTACAACAGCTTGAGACGGTCTTCGCATTCCAGCCTCCCGAAGAGACGGTCACTCAAGTCCCTACCTCTGTCGCCCCCGCCACATGCCCAGGGTTGGATGAAAGCAAtgggaagctgctgctgagttgTCGCCATCTCGTGGAGGCTCTGAACTATCACAGTAGAG AATGGAACGCTGTCTGtaccaaacagaaaaaag TTCCAAAAAAGGTTGTGTGGTACAAAGACGCCCAGGAGCACCCAGCCTAG